A single window of Acetohalobium arabaticum DSM 5501 DNA harbors:
- a CDS encoding acyl-CoA dehydratase activase, producing the protein MKVLGIDLGSREVKVIVMNKNNIIDQFKVSTMSFYRDYCNFAGRIIVDKDKLDVSQTKIKISTGYGKNNTDLKEFEPINEIKAHTYGAIYQTGLKNFILLDVGGQDVKAVKVEKGLITDLELNEKCAASCGRYLENMANVLEVSLTEMSNYYQDPVELNSTCAVFSESELIGKIAEGAQIERLCAGVNYSMYKRLRPLLTQFKGRRLIISGGVAYNQAITRYLETDYDQVIALDKPQFNGAIGCCYYGLLMDN; encoded by the coding sequence ATGAAGGTTTTAGGAATTGATTTAGGAAGTCGGGAAGTAAAGGTTATAGTTATGAATAAAAATAATATTATAGACCAATTTAAGGTTAGCACTATGTCTTTTTATCGGGATTACTGTAATTTTGCCGGAAGGATTATAGTTGATAAGGACAAACTTGATGTTTCTCAAACTAAAATAAAGATTTCAACAGGTTACGGAAAGAATAATACTGATTTGAAGGAATTTGAACCAATTAATGAAATAAAAGCACATACTTACGGTGCTATTTATCAAACTGGACTTAAAAATTTTATTTTACTGGATGTTGGAGGACAAGATGTTAAAGCAGTTAAAGTTGAAAAGGGACTAATTACAGATTTAGAGCTTAATGAGAAATGTGCTGCTTCCTGTGGACGCTATTTAGAGAATATGGCTAATGTATTAGAAGTTTCTTTGACTGAAATGTCCAATTATTATCAGGATCCGGTAGAACTTAATTCTACCTGTGCTGTTTTTTCTGAGTCAGAGTTGATTGGCAAAATTGCTGAAGGAGCTCAAATAGAGAGGTTATGTGCTGGAGTTAATTACTCAATGTATAAAAGATTACGTCCTTTATTAACGCAATTTAAAGGAAGAAGATTAATTATTTCCGGCGGAGTGGCTTATAATCAGGCTATAACAAGATATTTAGAAACTGATTATGACCAAGTAATTGCTTTAGATAAGCCGCAATTTAATGGGGCAATTGGTTGTTGTTATTATGGATTGTTAATGGATAATTAA
- a CDS encoding DUF6544 family protein, with translation MIKIVFEIFSTLLIIPCLVFVASVIANILFNQQVKQEVKELFNNTVENNNGVIQESDLEELPNSVQKWLEYSQVVGKERIRSVRLKQKAVMRIEEDKSWMSVKAEQYFTVDKPGFIWKARIKAAPFFYIVGRDKYQNGRGSMLIKILSLITVADSKGQEMDQATLVRYLAEIVWFPTAALSSYIEWEEIDSTSAKAIMSYRGVTASGVFEFDSQGRVINFTAERYMEKNGEYDLETWVVSMDEYKECNGVCIPVQGAVTWQLETGDFNWFQFEITEIEYNKPVIYEKF, from the coding sequence ATGATCAAAATAGTATTTGAAATATTCAGTACTCTACTAATTATACCTTGTCTGGTTTTTGTAGCATCAGTTATAGCTAATATACTTTTTAATCAACAAGTGAAGCAGGAAGTAAAAGAGCTTTTTAATAACACTGTAGAAAATAATAATGGGGTTATTCAAGAATCAGATCTAGAGGAATTACCAAACTCTGTTCAGAAATGGCTGGAATATTCTCAGGTGGTTGGTAAAGAGAGAATTAGGTCGGTTCGCTTAAAACAGAAAGCAGTGATGAGAATAGAAGAAGATAAGTCCTGGATGTCTGTTAAAGCTGAACAATACTTTACAGTGGATAAACCAGGATTTATTTGGAAAGCTAGAATCAAAGCTGCTCCCTTCTTTTATATTGTAGGTAGAGATAAGTATCAGAACGGCAGAGGAAGTATGCTGATTAAGATCCTTTCCCTGATAACAGTGGCCGATTCAAAGGGACAGGAGATGGACCAGGCTACATTGGTACGATATCTTGCGGAGATAGTCTGGTTTCCCACGGCAGCTTTAAGCAGTTATATTGAATGGGAAGAGATTGATTCTACTTCGGCTAAGGCTATTATGAGTTATAGGGGAGTAACTGCCTCTGGGGTATTTGAATTTGACTCACAAGGAAGAGTTATTAACTTTACTGCCGAAAGGTATATGGAGAAGAATGGGGAATATGATCTGGAAACTTGGGTAGTTTCTATGGATGAATATAAAGAGTGTAATGGTGTATGCATTCCTGTTCAGGGAGCAGTAACCTGGCAGTTAGAAACAGGAGACTTTAACTGGTTCCAGTTTGAGATTACTGAAATTGAATATAACAAGCCGGTAATCTATGAAAAATTCTAA
- a CDS encoding AI-2E family transporter, whose protein sequence is MFTGRFFKAAYGLILILLILFLAGQIPYIMNPLSTVISIILLPVLLGGFFYYLLRPIVRFFTARVNSKNLAILITGLLIIIAAVVVIYFGGSIIYTELEKLINYFSLNYEVIRENISRIIKLGNGHLDFLSDFNIQKRLLGFAQRMLEKFSNYNFMGAFSSLTNLGTIVVLIPFVVFYFLKDDHKIYYLLLSWFTEENKPQAKRMLREIDEALATYIGTQLIVAFILGSFMFVGYLLIGLPNSLALALIIAITSLVPILGPALGILPALFVALTTNFLMIVKLFIVLAVAQYLEGNLVRPIVQGGKLNIHPLVVLFLIIISILLFGVLGALFVVPIYVVVRIIIENKTAFYSNKQ, encoded by the coding sequence ATGTTTACAGGCAGATTTTTTAAAGCAGCTTACGGATTAATTTTAATCTTATTAATTCTATTTTTAGCCGGTCAGATTCCGTATATCATGAATCCGTTATCTACAGTAATATCTATTATTCTGCTTCCGGTCTTGCTGGGCGGTTTCTTTTATTATCTACTGCGGCCGATAGTTCGCTTCTTTACTGCTAGAGTCAACAGTAAGAATCTTGCTATTCTGATTACCGGTTTATTAATCATTATTGCTGCAGTTGTAGTTATTTATTTCGGCGGAAGCATAATCTATACTGAACTAGAGAAGCTGATTAATTATTTTTCTCTTAATTATGAAGTAATTAGGGAGAATATAAGCCGGATTATTAAGTTAGGGAATGGTCATCTTGATTTCTTATCCGACTTCAATATTCAAAAGAGACTACTTGGCTTTGCGCAGAGGATGTTAGAGAAGTTCAGCAATTATAACTTCATGGGAGCTTTTTCTTCACTAACCAATCTAGGGACAATTGTAGTTTTAATTCCGTTTGTAGTCTTTTATTTTCTAAAGGATGATCATAAAATTTATTATTTACTCTTATCCTGGTTTACAGAAGAGAATAAACCGCAGGCTAAAAGAATGTTAAGAGAGATAGATGAAGCCTTAGCTACCTATATCGGTACTCAATTGATCGTAGCCTTTATTCTGGGGAGCTTTATGTTTGTCGGCTATCTGCTGATTGGACTGCCGAATTCTTTAGCTCTGGCATTGATAATAGCAATCACTTCTTTAGTTCCTATTCTAGGTCCAGCTTTAGGGATTCTACCGGCCTTATTTGTAGCTTTAACAACTAATTTCTTAATGATCGTCAAGCTGTTTATTGTCTTGGCTGTAGCCCAGTACTTAGAAGGTAATCTAGTACGGCCTATAGTCCAGGGCGGTAAGCTTAATATTCATCCGTTAGTTGTACTCTTCTTGATTATAATTTCTATTCTATTATTTGGAGTATTGGGTGCTTTATTTGTTGTACCGATTTATGTAGTAGTTAGAATAATAATTGAAAATAAGACTGCATTTTATAGTAATAAGCAATAA
- a CDS encoding mechanosensitive ion channel family protein produces MSSDLINEVTNQLIKMGNRYILLPKNIIQIGIMLIIFTLTLLTNKKVTSQIKSIVKNIFERSEVEFDEKVEALIEKLTFPITYTILFGLYILFGINFSWPYQIVNIAVEITTAWIIIRFMSSFFKNTLLIRLFSFLILSIAILNIMNIYDSTINLLDDIALSTGEIRISLLLIIQGFFLLSIFMWIATKITSFIEKKINNSKNLTPSLQVLINKFSRFTIFGFAILISLSSLGIDLTALTVLSGAIGVGIGFGLQKIVSNFISGIIILIDKSVKPGDVIEIDNTYGLISSLNSRFVSIVTLNGEEYLIPNEDFITKKVVNLSYSNKLIRLEVPVGISYNSNVEEAMKLIEEVANKNDRITNLQNPSCLLTGFGDSSINLKLKFWITDPEQGLENIKSQVLLGIWKTFQEHDIEIPYPQYELHLSSVKRESTETSFSFQKKESI; encoded by the coding sequence ATGTCTTCAGATTTAATTAATGAAGTAACAAACCAACTGATTAAGATGGGGAATAGATATATTTTACTGCCCAAAAATATTATTCAAATAGGCATAATGCTTATAATATTCACTCTTACTCTATTGACAAATAAAAAAGTAACTTCCCAAATCAAAAGTATCGTGAAGAATATATTCGAAAGATCAGAAGTTGAATTCGATGAAAAGGTTGAAGCTTTAATTGAAAAATTAACCTTTCCTATAACCTACACTATCTTATTTGGGCTTTATATTCTGTTTGGAATCAATTTTTCCTGGCCTTATCAAATAGTAAATATCGCAGTTGAAATAACAACCGCCTGGATAATCATCCGGTTTATGTCTTCCTTCTTTAAAAATACACTCCTAATCCGGCTCTTTTCATTCCTCATACTTTCAATAGCTATTCTCAATATCATGAATATATATGATAGTACCATTAATCTATTGGATGATATTGCTTTAAGTACAGGTGAAATCAGAATTTCATTATTATTGATAATCCAGGGCTTCTTTTTATTATCAATATTTATGTGGATAGCAACAAAAATCACCTCATTTATAGAAAAAAAGATCAATAACTCTAAAAATCTAACCCCTTCCCTGCAGGTTCTAATTAATAAATTCAGCCGGTTTACTATATTTGGTTTTGCAATCCTTATCTCTTTAAGTAGTCTCGGAATTGATCTAACGGCCCTAACAGTCTTAAGTGGAGCTATCGGTGTTGGTATTGGTTTTGGACTACAGAAAATAGTTTCTAACTTTATAAGTGGAATTATTATTCTAATCGATAAATCTGTTAAACCGGGAGATGTAATTGAAATAGATAATACTTACGGTTTAATCTCCAGCCTGAATTCCCGATTTGTTTCAATAGTCACTCTTAATGGAGAAGAATATTTGATTCCTAATGAAGATTTCATTACTAAAAAAGTAGTTAATCTTTCCTATAGTAATAAACTAATCCGGTTGGAAGTACCTGTCGGTATTTCATATAATAGCAATGTTGAAGAAGCCATGAAACTTATAGAAGAAGTAGCAAATAAGAATGACCGAATTACTAATCTTCAAAACCCCTCCTGTCTCTTAACTGGATTTGGAGACAGTTCTATCAACTTAAAATTAAAATTCTGGATTACTGATCCTGAACAGGGATTAGAAAATATCAAAAGCCAGGTTCTTTTAGGTATCTGGAAGACCTTTCAGGAACATGATATTGAAATTCCCTATCCCCAATATGAGCTTCATTTATCATCTGTAAAAAGAGAATCCACAGAAACTTCTTTTAGTTTTCAGAAAAAAGAATCTATATAA
- a CDS encoding methyl-accepting chemotaxis protein: MLKKIVDKLTIRNKILLGVGLSVLIGMLILGSLILFEFKTFTDENVHNLRELLIREKRQQIKSTVDVMSGTLSDIYDKQQGNLSKEELKELLVNEVNEANFGENGYFYMYNYQGTVIAHGAKPQLINDNLWDLQRKDQYVIRDLAAAAEDGGGFVNFFWEHPETDKMEQKFGYAAPIEGTDWFIGSGAYESAINPKLKAESKKVQQTEWDILLSVFLVLAVELLLLGIIIFKISGYLESNFDKLLTGFKELEDGNLNATVEIDSQDEIGELGRAFNQFATEQSKLLANILGVVDDLSAYSEELSASAQEGNAAIETTTQLIEEMSTNIQQISASAQEVTGLAQEANSQAEIGSENIEQAVSSMKEINNAVEETVEVISNLDSKSEEIGKIVDLITNIAEQTNMLALNASIEAARAGEHGEGFAVVAEEIRELAEETANATDEINNLVTETQQKSNIGLQSIKEVEAKAEKGLEIAEETGEVFAEINNANQETSSNIQQTAAATQDLVENSDEIREAAEENDNVAREVANSSQELASMAQDLKELIEEFEV; encoded by the coding sequence ATGCTGAAAAAAATAGTAGATAAGCTTACGATCAGGAATAAGATTTTATTAGGTGTTGGTTTAAGTGTCTTAATCGGGATGTTGATTTTAGGAAGTTTAATCTTATTTGAATTTAAAACTTTTACTGATGAGAATGTACATAATCTTAGAGAATTATTGATTCGGGAAAAGAGGCAACAGATTAAAAGTACAGTAGATGTAATGTCTGGAACTTTAAGTGATATTTATGACAAACAGCAGGGTAATTTATCTAAAGAAGAATTGAAAGAACTGCTTGTTAATGAGGTTAATGAAGCTAATTTTGGTGAAAATGGCTATTTTTATATGTATAACTACCAAGGAACAGTCATCGCCCACGGTGCAAAACCACAGCTTATCAATGATAATCTCTGGGATTTACAGAGAAAAGACCAGTATGTGATTAGAGATTTAGCTGCTGCTGCCGAAGATGGAGGCGGGTTTGTTAACTTTTTCTGGGAACATCCGGAGACTGATAAGATGGAACAGAAGTTTGGTTATGCAGCACCTATTGAGGGAACAGACTGGTTTATCGGTTCAGGAGCTTATGAATCAGCGATTAATCCTAAACTAAAAGCTGAAAGTAAGAAAGTGCAGCAGACAGAATGGGATATCCTATTATCTGTTTTTCTTGTTTTGGCTGTTGAACTTCTTTTACTGGGGATTATAATTTTTAAGATTTCAGGTTACTTAGAAAGTAATTTTGATAAATTATTAACCGGTTTCAAAGAACTAGAGGACGGGAATTTGAATGCTACAGTTGAGATAGATAGTCAAGATGAGATTGGAGAGTTAGGAAGGGCTTTTAATCAATTTGCTACCGAGCAGTCTAAGTTATTGGCTAATATTTTGGGGGTAGTGGATGATCTTTCGGCCTATAGTGAGGAATTATCTGCTTCTGCCCAAGAAGGAAATGCAGCAATAGAAACTACTACTCAATTAATCGAAGAGATGTCAACTAATATTCAACAGATTTCAGCTTCTGCTCAGGAAGTAACCGGTTTAGCTCAAGAAGCTAACTCACAGGCTGAGATTGGTAGTGAGAATATTGAGCAGGCAGTAAGCAGCATGAAGGAAATAAATAATGCAGTGGAAGAGACAGTAGAAGTGATCAGCAATCTAGATAGTAAGTCAGAGGAAATTGGAAAGATTGTAGATTTAATTACTAATATAGCTGAACAGACCAATATGCTGGCTTTAAATGCTTCAATTGAAGCTGCTAGAGCGGGAGAGCATGGTGAAGGCTTTGCGGTAGTAGCCGAAGAGATTAGAGAGTTAGCAGAGGAGACTGCTAATGCTACTGATGAAATTAATAATTTGGTTACAGAAACACAGCAGAAATCAAATATTGGCCTGCAGTCAATTAAGGAAGTAGAAGCTAAGGCGGAGAAAGGATTGGAAATTGCAGAAGAAACAGGGGAAGTCTTTGCTGAAATCAATAATGCTAACCAGGAGACTTCTAGCAATATTCAACAGACAGCTGCGGCTACTCAGGATTTAGTAGAGAATAGTGATGAGATAAGAGAAGCTGCTGAAGAGAATGATAATGTAGCTAGAGAAGTAGCAAATTCTTCTCAGGAATTGGCAAGTATGGCTCAGGATTTGAAGGAGTTAATTGAAGAATTTGAAGTTTAA
- a CDS encoding YczE/YyaS/YitT family protein — protein sequence MKIAKKWTKFLIGLVVLSFGLVLTIKSNLGVRPWDVFHIGLTKYFDITIGQASQLTGLAVIIISFLIIRVKPTLGTIISIIIVGFLIDLVVAFIPQPVNIIWQYLYLFCGILIFGTGVGTYISAQCGAGPRDNLMIALHKKLKFKLGIIRNGIEVIILVIGSILGGPVGIGTVCAALGTGPVVEFSLNMMNDSNDN from the coding sequence ATGAAAATAGCAAAAAAATGGACGAAGTTTCTGATAGGTTTAGTTGTTTTAAGTTTTGGATTAGTTCTAACTATTAAATCAAATCTGGGAGTAAGGCCCTGGGATGTATTCCATATCGGTCTCACAAAGTATTTTGATATAACTATAGGACAGGCTAGCCAGCTAACAGGATTGGCAGTAATTATAATCAGCTTTTTGATTATTCGCGTAAAACCAACATTAGGTACAATAATCAGTATTATAATAGTAGGATTCTTAATTGATTTAGTTGTAGCCTTCATTCCTCAGCCGGTCAATATAATCTGGCAGTACTTATATTTATTCTGCGGAATACTTATCTTCGGTACCGGAGTAGGAACTTATATCTCAGCCCAATGCGGAGCCGGGCCGCGGGATAACTTAATGATAGCACTACATAAAAAGTTAAAGTTTAAGTTAGGAATAATTAGAAACGGAATTGAAGTAATAATCCTGGTAATCGGCTCAATACTAGGTGGACCAGTCGGAATCGGTACAGTCTGTGCCGCCCTGGGAACTGGCCCAGTAGTAGAGTTTTCATTAAATATGATGAACGACTCTAATGATAATTAA
- the queD gene encoding 6-carboxytetrahydropterin synthase QueD yields MSQVSVTKSFSWDMAHMLAGHEDQCKNLHGHTYKLEVEVTSKSGKLQAAGASQGMIIDFKDLKQVVTEEIVAPLDHAFLYWAKSPDEVEHQLAATLQDADRKVVSVDFRPTAENMANYFWEILQNNFTKLDIEVVSVKVWETPTSYAEVKGVR; encoded by the coding sequence ATGTCACAAGTATCTGTCACAAAGAGTTTTTCCTGGGATATGGCTCATATGTTAGCAGGTCATGAAGACCAATGTAAAAACTTACACGGCCATACTTATAAATTAGAAGTAGAAGTAACCAGTAAATCTGGTAAGTTACAAGCAGCCGGTGCTAGTCAAGGAATGATAATTGATTTTAAAGATTTAAAACAGGTTGTTACAGAAGAGATAGTTGCTCCTTTGGATCATGCTTTTTTATACTGGGCTAAATCCCCTGATGAAGTAGAGCATCAATTAGCTGCTACATTACAGGATGCAGATAGAAAGGTCGTTAGTGTAGACTTTAGGCCTACAGCAGAGAATATGGCTAATTATTTTTGGGAAATACTACAAAATAATTTTACTAAGCTAGATATAGAAGTTGTAAGTGTTAAAGTTTGGGAAACTCCAACTAGTTATGCTGAAGTTAAAGGAGTTAGATAG
- a CDS encoding 7-carboxy-7-deazaguanine synthase QueE, with protein sequence MEMEGVKLPVVEIFNSISGEGISAGEIVTFVRVAGCNLRCDYCDTMYSYQDEEYELLTPQQIVNRINNFGTQQVICTGGEPLEEDKPKRYLPLYLAKQGFEVRIETNGSWSVYNQQELQKFGLDGEGINYTLDIKCPSSNMAEYNLFTNLEQLGLNDEIKFVVQDKSDIDYALKVIDDYKNELSKQEIVINFSPVFEELAPKKLVSILQEHQTYFAQFNLKVRLSIQLHKLIWDPEVTGV encoded by the coding sequence ATGGAAATGGAAGGAGTTAAACTCCCAGTAGTTGAAATTTTTAATAGTATTTCTGGAGAAGGTATATCAGCTGGAGAGATAGTAACTTTTGTTCGCGTAGCCGGTTGTAATCTAAGATGTGATTATTGTGATACTATGTACAGTTATCAAGATGAAGAGTATGAATTATTGACTCCACAACAAATAGTAAATAGAATAAATAACTTTGGTACTCAACAGGTTATTTGTACGGGAGGAGAACCATTAGAAGAAGATAAACCTAAAAGGTATTTACCGCTTTATCTAGCTAAGCAAGGATTTGAAGTTAGAATTGAAACCAATGGTAGCTGGTCTGTTTATAATCAACAGGAACTTCAGAAATTTGGACTCGATGGTGAGGGGATTAATTATACTTTAGATATTAAGTGCCCTAGTTCTAATATGGCTGAATATAATTTATTTACTAATTTGGAACAGTTAGGTTTAAATGATGAAATCAAGTTTGTAGTCCAAGATAAATCAGATATAGATTATGCATTAAAAGTAATTGATGATTATAAGAATGAACTTTCTAAGCAAGAAATAGTTATTAATTTTTCGCCGGTTTTTGAAGAGTTAGCCCCTAAAAAATTAGTATCAATTTTACAAGAACATCAAACTTATTTTGCTCAATTTAATTTAAAGGTAAGATTAAGTATACAACTCCATAAGTTGATCTGGGATCCAGAAGTGACGGGGGTTTAA
- the queC gene encoding 7-cyano-7-deazaguanine synthase QueC, whose translation MKKAVVLFSGGLDSTTALYLAKSKGYQVYALSFKYGQSHSRELEAAKRIADQVGVAEHVVVETSLSAWGGSALTDQEMDIPQGEKEREEIPTTYVPARNMIFLSYAASYAEAVGAHDIFIGVSEVDYSGYVDCRQEFIDAMEEAINQGTVCGAEEDNPIKIQAPFINLTKAEEIELGMELGVDYSLTWSCYRGEELACGNCDSCMLRLKAFEEAGYDDPIEYK comes from the coding sequence ATGAAAAAAGCAGTAGTTTTATTTTCTGGAGGATTAGATTCAACAACGGCTTTATATTTAGCTAAATCAAAAGGTTATCAAGTTTATGCTCTTTCTTTTAAGTATGGACAGAGTCATAGTCGAGAATTAGAAGCTGCTAAACGAATAGCAGACCAAGTAGGAGTTGCTGAGCATGTGGTAGTTGAAACTAGTTTGTCAGCCTGGGGCGGTTCTGCTTTAACTGACCAAGAAATGGATATTCCACAGGGAGAAAAAGAAAGAGAAGAGATTCCAACTACTTATGTGCCGGCTAGAAATATGATCTTTTTATCCTATGCTGCTTCTTATGCTGAGGCTGTAGGAGCGCATGATATTTTTATTGGAGTTAGTGAAGTAGATTATTCTGGCTATGTAGATTGTCGGCAAGAATTTATTGATGCCATGGAAGAAGCAATTAATCAAGGGACGGTTTGTGGAGCAGAAGAAGATAACCCAATTAAGATACAGGCTCCTTTTATCAATCTGACTAAAGCAGAAGAGATTGAATTAGGTATGGAATTAGGAGTTGATTATAGCTTAACTTGGTCTTGTTATCGAGGAGAAGAATTAGCTTGTGGTAACTGTGATAGTTGTATGTTAAGATTAAAGGCTTTCGAAGAAGCAGGATATGATGATCCAATTGAATATAAATAG
- a CDS encoding 2-hydroxyacyl-CoA dehydratase family protein — MNKIGITTTVPVEVLLAAGYQAVDLNNLFITSDKYDQYIEQAERDGFPKNSCAWIKGIYGACLKHNIKEVISVLEGDCSNTHALAEVLKARGITTYPLAYPYSHKLDDVKEAINHFMDLFGVTRKEVEEVRDKLNNIRSLAKEIDRLTWKDSKATGFENHLYQINCSDFTGDVDSFAEELKAKINEIEKRESIDKKVRLGYIGVPPMMDDLYEFVTKFNAYIVYNEVQREFAFPRAKQADNIYQQYYDYTYPYDLDFRLEKIKEQIEVRNLDGLIHYTQSFCYRELEDVVIKEELEIPILNIRGDKSRQLDSRMKLRLEAFLDMLGDLKEGRNEGFRN; from the coding sequence ATGAACAAAATAGGAATTACTACTACAGTACCGGTAGAAGTCTTATTAGCAGCTGGTTATCAGGCAGTTGACCTTAATAATTTATTTATTACATCTGATAAGTATGACCAGTATATTGAACAGGCTGAACGAGACGGCTTTCCTAAAAATTCTTGTGCTTGGATTAAAGGCATCTACGGAGCTTGTTTAAAACATAACATTAAAGAAGTAATTAGTGTACTAGAGGGGGATTGTTCTAATACTCATGCTTTAGCTGAAGTATTAAAAGCTCGAGGAATAACGACGTATCCTTTAGCTTATCCCTATAGTCATAAGTTAGATGATGTGAAAGAGGCTATTAATCACTTTATGGATTTATTTGGAGTAACTAGAAAGGAAGTAGAAGAAGTAAGGGATAAATTGAATAATATTAGATCTTTAGCTAAAGAAATAGACCGACTTACTTGGAAGGACAGTAAAGCTACAGGTTTTGAAAACCATCTGTATCAGATTAATTGTAGTGATTTTACTGGGGATGTTGATTCTTTTGCAGAAGAACTGAAGGCTAAAATAAATGAAATAGAAAAAAGAGAGAGTATAGATAAAAAGGTAAGGTTAGGTTATATAGGTGTCCCTCCAATGATGGATGATTTATATGAGTTTGTAACTAAATTTAATGCTTATATAGTATATAATGAAGTGCAAAGAGAGTTTGCTTTTCCTAGAGCTAAGCAAGCTGATAACATTTATCAACAGTATTATGATTACACATATCCTTATGACTTGGATTTTAGACTAGAAAAGATAAAGGAACAGATTGAAGTTAGAAATTTAGATGGTTTAATTCATTATACTCAATCTTTTTGTTATCGAGAATTAGAGGATGTAGTAATTAAGGAGGAACTAGAGATACCAATTTTAAATATCCGAGGTGATAAGTCTAGACAGCTTGATTCACGAATGAAGCTTAGGTTAGAAGCATTTCTAGATATGTTGGGAGATTTAAAGGAGGGCAGGAATGAAGGTTTTAGGAATTGA